The sequence AGCGGCTCATCGTCATCCTGTACTACTTCGAGGAAATGACGATGAAGGAGATCGGCAGCACGCTGGACTTGAGCGAGAGTCGCGTGAGCCAGATGCACAGCAGCATCATCGCCCGGCTCAAAGCGCAAATGTCCGACCGCAAGCGTGAACTGGCGACCGCCGGCGAAGCGTAATCCCAGTAGCGAACAGCAGCGAAAACAGAAAACGGCGTGGCTCATTGCGAGCCACGCCGTTTTGCTTCGTGTCAGCCTTGCGGTGATCTGTTCAACGCCGACGCCGCAGTGCCAGTCCGCCGAGTGCGAGGAGGCCCAGCGATGCCGGTTCGGGCACGACGGCGAACAGCGTGCCGGCATTCGCGCCAGCGACCTGCACATGCAGCTTGTCGTCGAACCAGAGCAGGTCGACAACCGAGTCGTTCCCGGCACCCGCGAGTAAAACATCTTCCGAAACCGCGATTTGCAGGGTACCGATCGGGTCTGCCGGGTCGAACGAAACGACACCGTCGACGTCGCCATCATAGAAGTAAACCAACCCGTCACCGCCGGTGATCATCTCGCGCGGCGTAAGGCTCGGCGACGTGTCATCCGGGTCGATGATCGACTCGTATGTGGTGGTGTCGATCACGGTGGTGAAAGTGGAGGCATCCAGGTCGCCATTGGTATCGAAGTCGGCCCTTGCAATGGCGTCGAAGCCCGAGCCCGTCGCGAAGTAGCTGCCGCCCGCAACGGTGCCGCCGTCGATGTCATCCGAACCCAGCAGTGCCGTCAGTTCGGCATCAGTGGCGACAACGGAGACGTTGCCGGGCGTTAAGTTGCTTGCCAGCAGCACATCGCTTGCCGAATCACCGTCGAAGAACAGCAGGCCGCCATTGGGCGTGACTGCGCTGCCGAGGGGGCGTCGGACCGATGTGTCGGTGGGCGCGGTGGCGGCAGCGATCTGCGTGTTGTCGAGAAGAAGAGTGAGCGCGTTGCCATTAGACGTGTCGATCGCCACAAACCCGCCGGTGAGCGAGTCGGGCACGATAAGCGTCGAGCCGACGGTGAGCACTTCGCCGTTGGGCGAGAGGCCATCGTCGTAACCGGCACCCAAGCCGCTGAGGGCGATGGAGCCGATGACGGGTGTGAGGTCGCCGCCCGGCGTGCCGGCTGTTACGTATCCCGTGCCACTGTTGTTGGACGACAGAAATGCGTACAGGGTGCCGCCCACGGCACCGAATCCGCCGACCGCAAAACCGCTGGGCAAGGTGCCGCCGGCGGCCTGGTCGTTGGTGACCACGGGAACCAGCGATGGGGCGGCAAACGCCGACGTACTCACGAATGCCGCGGCGATCGCGGCTGCCAGAATCTGCTTCTTCATTTGTATCTCCGTTTCCTGTTTTCTCCGCCGTAGCGGTCTCGTTGCGGCACGACGCCACAGCGGATGCTATAACATCCCCCATGCTCAGGCAACGCGTAGTTGAGATGAAATGTCAATCGCAGAATCGGCCGGGGTTCACCCTCGTCGAACTGCTCGTCGTCATCGGCATCATCGCGCTGCTGATTTCGATCCTGCTGCCGTCGCTTTCCAAGGCACGTCAACAGGCCAACACCACCGTCTGCAAGAGCAACCAGCGCCAACTCGTGACCGGTATGCTCATGTACACTGGCGAGCAGGCGGGGCGATTGCCGGCGTATGAGCCGACGTTGCCCGGTCGCGAGTCCAGCCGGATCGGTAGCCCGATCGTCACCTACCGCACCGCGTTTACCAGCACCGGGACCGCGACGGATGTGAACCCGTCGAACCACGGCCTGCTTTTCTCACAGGGCTACTTGCCTTCGTCCGGTGTTTTCTATTGCCCGTCGCAGCTGGCCGAGCCTTGGCTCGCGGGTGCGTACCCGGAGCCGTATCTGTCAGAGGGCACGGCCGGCCTGCTCAACGACGGCACCGCTTCCGGCGAACAGTTCATCGTTCGATCGTCATACATGTACAACCCGTATCCAGAGCGCGAGCCGACCACCGGGGCCGTGATCGCCTTGAGGGAGTACCGCGACTACGAAAGGCAGACGAAGTTCCCCGCCGACGCGGTTTTGTTCATGGACCTGTTGCTGGGCGGCGACTTCCCGACGATCGCACACGACGAGAATGATCTCTGGAACTTCGCGTTCATCGACGGGCACGTCGAGGACGCCCGAGACGGCGACATCGCCGAGAGGAGCAAGGACATCGCGCGTCACAGTTGGGGACAATTCTTCCGGTTCCTCGAAGGGCAGACCGATATCACCGGCGCGACCGTCGAAGGCTTGTTAGACCGGCTGTGAAACTCACGCTGACGCGGCGACGGCTTGCTTCGCGGTCGTTTCCTCGTACGCGCCCATCGCGCGGAACTTGGCGTAGCGTTCGTCAAGGAGTTTCTGAGTGTCGACCTTTTTCAACTCACGCAGCGTTTTGGCGAGGTACTGCTCGAGGGCGCGGGCGGCGGCGTGAGGGTCGCGCTGGGCACCGCCGAGGGGCTCGGCGATGATGCGGTCGATGATGCCGTGCTTCTTGAGCTTGTCGGCCGTGAGTGAGAGGGCGTCGGCAAGCTGCTCGGTACCGTCGGGGCCGCGGAAGAGGATCGAGCTGCATGCCTCGGGGCTGATGACGGAATACCACGCGTACTGGAACATCGCCACGCGATCGGCCACGCCGATGCCCAGTGCGCCGCCCGAGCCGCCCTCACCAAGGACGACCGCGACGATGGGCGTTTCGAGCCGGGCCATCTCCATGAGATTGACCGCGATCGATTCGGCTTGCCCGCGTTCCTCCGCACCGATACCGGGGTAGGCACCCTTGGTGTCGATCAGGCACACGACCGGCAGGCCGAACTTCTCGGCAAGCTTCATCGCCCGCAGCGCCTTGCGATAGCCTTCGGGGTGGGCCAGGCCGAAGTTGCACTTGATCTTTTCCTTGGTGTCCCGGCCCATGTGCTGGCCGATGAGCATGACCTTGTGACCGCCGATGCGGGCCAGGCCGGTGCGGATGGCGAGGTCGTCGCCGAAGCGGCGATCGCCGTGAATCTCGCGAAACTCTCGGCAAAGCATCTCGACGTAGTCGAGCATCTTCGGCCGCTGCGGGTGGCGGGCGACGAGGACCGTCTCCCACGCGGTCAGGTTGTCATAAGTCTTGCGGAGCAGATTCGTGTGATTCGTCCGCAGCTCCCGCAGTTCCGCGGAATAGTCGACGCTCTTGCTGTTCTGCAAGGCTTCGAGCTCGTGAATCTGCTGCTCGAGCTTGGCCAGCGGCTTTTCGAAGGGGAGTGCTTCGATGGTTCCGGTCGCGACGCGCCGGGTGTGAGCCGGGGTGGTCGGAACAAAGTCGTCGCCTTCGGCGTCAGTGATCTTGGACACGGGAATCTCTGACATCCGAGGAACGGTGCGAGTCACGGTGGCTTGCGTCATGGTTGTGGTGTTTGGTCGCGCGAGTCCGTTCGCTGCCTTTGCAAAACGTTAGCGGACGTGAAACTCCATATCAACATCGGCCAACACCCGGGCGAAGGGCGAACCAATCTCCTAACCTGCCCCGTGCCCGAGTACCAACCCATTCCCGATCGACTGGCCGTGCTCGGTTGCGGCCTGCTGGGCACGTCCGTGGCACTGGCGGCCAAGGCGGCCCGGCCAGACTGCGAGATCGTCGGATTCGACATTAGCGACACGACCCTCCTGAATCTGGGCGATAAGTTCGACCGCATCGCCCCGACCGTTGGTGAGGCCGTGGACGATGCCGATGCGATTTGCATCGCGGTGAACGTGCTGGCCGGGCCGGCCGTGCTCGAGGAGATCGCCCCTGAGCTTCGGCCCGACACGTTCGTGTTCGACACGCTCAGCACCAAGCGGAGCATCGTGGACGCTGCCGAGTTGGTGATGCAAAGCCCGGTCCGCTTCGTCGGCTCCCACCCGATGGCCGGCGGCGAAAAAGGCGGCCCCGAGGCAGCCCGGGCCGACCTCTTCAAAAACGCCCCCTGCATTGTCACGCCCAACGCGGCGACCGACGAGCAGTCGCTTCTGCGGGTCGAGTCGTTCTGGTCGGCGGTGGGCTGTCGTGTGACGCGGATGTATCCGAGCCACCACGACCGCCTCGCCGCGTCGGTGAGCCACATGCCCCACATCTTCGCCGCGGCGATGGTGCGCCACCCCGAGGACCTCGCGCTCAACCACGCCGGTACCGGCTTCCGTGATGCCACTCGTATCGCCGCCGGCGACGCCAAGCTCTGGGCCGACATCATCACCGACAACCGCGACGAGGTGCTGCTCGCGATGGAGGAGTGCGTCGGCGAACTCCGCGAGTTCGCGACGATCCTGCAAGAGCAAACACTCGACCGCGAAGCTATGATCCGCTGGCTCGACGGCGCGGCGCGCCGCCGTAAGGCGATCGACTGAACCGGCTCAAGGCACGATGCGATCGAAGGTCATCCCGTCATCCGTGAACCGGGCGTAGTAGCCACGGATGTTGGAAATGCCGGTGCATTCACGCAGGAGTTCGGCCACGTCGGCCACGTCCTCCCGTTGGACCGCCGTGATATCGGAGAGGTGCAGGCGGTCACGGTAGAACGCGCAGTCATCATGCTGGATGAGCACGAGCCGTTGCAGGCCGTGGCCGTCGATCAGGAACTTCAGCTCTTCGAGCAACCGGTCGTGGGGGAGCGGTGACTCGGGCCGCTGGATCAACGCCGCCGGCCCGCCCGGCACCGCGATCCGGTCGTAGTGCGGAAGTTCCAGCCCGTTGTGCATGAAGTCGTCGACATACTCGCCAATCCGCCCGTCCGAGCAATACACCGCCGCGGCCTGGATCGTCATCGGCAACTGCTCCACCGTGGAGACGTAGTGGTCGGGCATGGTGGCCTGAGGATAGTGGGACAGAGCAGCGTCGCACCGTTGGGAAGTGGATGCGACACAACTTTGCCGAACGGGGTTGTTGGCGTGATCAGCCCATGTGCTTCACGATCGCTTCGCCGAACTCGCTGCACTTGAGCAGGGTGGCGCCGTCCATGAGGCGTTCGAAGTCGTAAGTCACCGTCTTGGCTTCGATCGCACCTTCGATGCCCTTGATGATCAGGTCGGCCGCTTCGTTCCAGCCGAGGTGGCGGAACATCATTTCGCCGCTGAGGATGACGCTGCCGGGGTTGACCTTGTCCTGGTCGGCGTACTTGGGGGCGGTGCCGTGGGTGGCCTCGAAGATGGCGTGGCCGGTGTCGTAGTTGATGTTGCCGCCGGGGGCGATGCCGATGCCGCCGACGCAGGCGGCCAGGGCGTCGGAGAGGTAGTCGCCGTTAAGGTTGAGCGTCGCGACGACGTCGTACTCGGCGGGGCGGGTGAGAATCTGCTGGAGCATCGCGTCGGCGATGACGTCCTTGATGATGATGCGGCCGGACTCCACGCGGGCCTTGCCGTCGTTGGTCGGGCGGTGGGTGAGCTTGCGATCGCCGGGCACGTCGATGTAGTGCCACGGCCCGCCGTCGAGCGGCTTGGCGCCGAAGTGCTTCACCGCCGTCTCGTAGCCCCACTCCATGAAGGCACCCTCGGTGAACTTCATGATGTTGCCCTTGTGTACGAGCGTGACGGAGGTGCGGCCGTTGTCGATCGCGTACTGGATCGCGGCCTTGACCAAGCGCTCGGTGCCCTCGCGGCTGACCGGCTTGATGCCGAAGCCCGCGGTGTCGGGGAAGCGAACTTTCTTCCAACGCTCGGGGAAGGTCGAGGAGAAGCCGGCCTTGAACTTCTCGGCGTCCTCGCTGCCGGCCTCGAACTCGATGCCGGCGTAGATGTCCTCGGAGTTCTCGCGGAAGATGACCATGTCGGTCAGCTCCGGTTTCTTCACCGGGCTCGGCACGCCATCAAACGCGCGGACCGGTCGCAGGCAGGTGTAGAGGTCGAGGATTTGGCGAAGTGCGACGTTGAGCGAGCGGATGCCGCCACCGACGGGAGTGGTCAGCGGGCCCTTGATGCCGACGAGGTACTTGGTGAAGTCATCGAGCGTGGCCTGCGGGAGCCATTCGCCGGTCTGGTTGTGGGCCTTTTCGCCGGCGAGGACTTCGTGCCAAGCGATCTTTTTGGAGCCGCCGTACGCCTTCTCGACCGCGGCGTCGAAGACCCTCTGCGAGGCCCGCCAGATGTCGGGGCCGGTGCCGTCGCCCTCGATGAAGGGGATGATCGGCTGATCGGGAACGTTCAGGACACCGTCGGTGAGGGTAATGGCTTCGCTCATGGGGCACGGACGGTAGCCGGGGCGGCTGGGCGTCTCAAGCCCGCGCGCTGCGGTCAGTCGTCGTCGAACTCATCATCGTCGTCTTCCTCTTCGGGCTCGACGTAGACGTCGCCCTCGTAGCTGGCGAGCGTGTCGGTGATCTTTACGGTTTGCAGGAAACGGAGTTTGCGCTCGGGCGGCAGTTGGTCGTTGAGCCGGGCGAAGGTCTCGCGGATCGGCCCGGACCCGAGCGCGGTCTGGGTCGGCCCTTGCAGCTCGTCATCATCGTCGTCTTCGTCATCGGCGTTTCGTTCGGCGTCGGGCATCACGCTCCACGCCAGTGTGTCGGGCTCTTTCAGGTCGTGGACCCACTGGAGCCGATGCTCGATTTCCTCCCACTCGGCGACGGACATGGTCGTTTCCTCGCGGAGCTGTTTCTCAAGCCGATCTTCGAGGAAGCTGACGGCCTGGCTGCGGATCATGACCTTGAGCATCTCCGCGCCGGCGAGCGGGTCATCCGCGTCGGCGTCGGGGTTGGCGGCGTTGGCATCGCGGACCTGCTGCTCGATCTCGGCGTCGCTGAGTCCGCCACGCGTCGCCTGCCAGAACCACGTGTCCTCGGCGTACTGCTTGACGGTGGCGGGCACCTCGTCGAGCGTGAATGATTTCATCGGCTTGTCGGGCCGCTCCCGCAGGTGCTGATCGATGAGTCTGGGAAGATCCGTGTCCTCGACGCCAACCTTTGCACGCTGGGGTGGGCTGTGCAGCTTCGGAACCATGGTCGAGTGGGTCAGCGTGTGCTCGTCTTCGTACCAGGTCATCACGTCCTTAACGATCGAGCCGTCGGGCGATTGGATCAACAGCCCCATGAGCGAGCGGTTCGGGTCCGCAAGGGTAAGAGCAACGATCGGACCGCCGGTGGCTTCGCTGCCCGTGTTGAACGGTCCGCCGACCTGTAGGCGACAACGTTCGGCTTCGACCTTGCCGGCTGCCAGCCCGGGGTGTGCCGCGTCGAGATCGACGTCGATCGGCTGCAGCTTCAGCGTTTGTGGGATCGCCATCCCGCCGAGCCCCTTGAAGGCGTCGGCCAGCCCCTGCGTGAATCCCTTCCACTTCGCCTTGACGTAGGTCACCGCGATGCCGACGAGGATCAGCAACGCGAGAATGACGCCGCCCGCTATGACCAACAGCCATTGCCACCATGTCATGGTTGCCGGGATACCAGTCACAGCGCCAAGCGTCAAAGAAAACCGACTTTCACCTACCGACGGCGACGCAGGAAAAGCCCGCCAAACATCAATGCACCAAGTCCCGCGGGTTCAGGAATGGGTTGGATCAAGAAACTTTCCACGAACGCTAGATCGCCGTTGGCGACGTTGAGGTCGAGGTCGGTGCTGCTCGCGCCGAACGTCGCGCCCATGCCGTTGCCGTCGGCGGAGTACTGCCAGAAGGCCCAATCGGGGATCGCGCCGGTCGGCGGGCCACCGTTGCCGGTGACGGGGTTGCCGTAGCTGGTCTGGTTCCAGTTGGCGATCCAAAGGTCGCGGTCGGCCAGCGAGCCATCAATGAAGTTCACCGCGTAGTTGGTGTTCATGTAGATCAACGGCTCGGCACCGGTCTGCCGTTCGACCTCGTCCATGAATGTGTTGGCCCAGAAGGAAAGCTCGGCCCGCGTGAGGTTGTCGCCGCCGGCTTCCAGGTCGAGGACGGGACGGAGGTTGCCGGGCACCATCGTGTAGCCGGCGACATTGACGAAGTGCGTCGCCTCGGCGATTGCGGCATTGGCGATGTCGGCGTTACTCGCGCCGTTGGGAATCGTGTCGGGGCGGGCGAAGTGGTAAGCGCTGTGGTAGATCGGCTTGCCGGCGTCGGCGAGCGTGCCCAAGGCCGCGATGTTCTCGTCGAACCGCGTATCGAAGACT is a genomic window of Planctomycetota bacterium containing:
- the icd gene encoding NADP-dependent isocitrate dehydrogenase, whose amino-acid sequence is MSEAITLTDGVLNVPDQPIIPFIEGDGTGPDIWRASQRVFDAAVEKAYGGSKKIAWHEVLAGEKAHNQTGEWLPQATLDDFTKYLVGIKGPLTTPVGGGIRSLNVALRQILDLYTCLRPVRAFDGVPSPVKKPELTDMVIFRENSEDIYAGIEFEAGSEDAEKFKAGFSSTFPERWKKVRFPDTAGFGIKPVSREGTERLVKAAIQYAIDNGRTSVTLVHKGNIMKFTEGAFMEWGYETAVKHFGAKPLDGGPWHYIDVPGDRKLTHRPTNDGKARVESGRIIIKDVIADAMLQQILTRPAEYDVVATLNLNGDYLSDALAACVGGIGIAPGGNINYDTGHAIFEATHGTAPKYADQDKVNPGSVILSGEMMFRHLGWNEAADLIIKGIEGAIEAKTVTYDFERLMDGATLLKCSEFGEAIVKHMG
- a CDS encoding glycoside hydrolase family 25 protein; translation: MRLIVILATLLTAATAFAQRTRGIDVSQFQGTMNWETAYDNDIRFAFVRSTRGGLSSATGQVFDTRFDENIAALGTLADAGKPIYHSAYHFARPDTIPNGASNADIANAAIAEATHFVNVAGYTMVPGNLRPVLDLEAGGDNLTRAELSFWANTFMDEVERQTGAEPLIYMNTNYAVNFIDGSLADRDLWIANWNQTSYGNPVTGNGGPPTGAIPDWAFWQYSADGNGMGATFGASSTDLDLNVANGDLAFVESFLIQPIPEPAGLGALMFGGLFLRRRR
- a CDS encoding prephenate dehydrogenase/arogenate dehydrogenase family protein, producing the protein MKLHINIGQHPGEGRTNLLTCPVPEYQPIPDRLAVLGCGLLGTSVALAAKAARPDCEIVGFDISDTTLLNLGDKFDRIAPTVGEAVDDADAICIAVNVLAGPAVLEEIAPELRPDTFVFDTLSTKRSIVDAAELVMQSPVRFVGSHPMAGGEKGGPEAARADLFKNAPCIVTPNAATDEQSLLRVESFWSAVGCRVTRMYPSHHDRLAASVSHMPHIFAAAMVRHPEDLALNHAGTGFRDATRIAAGDAKLWADIITDNRDEVLLAMEECVGELREFATILQEQTLDREAMIRWLDGAARRRKAID
- a CDS encoding acetyl-CoA carboxylase carboxyltransferase subunit alpha; the protein is MSKITDAEGDDFVPTTPAHTRRVATGTIEALPFEKPLAKLEQQIHELEALQNSKSVDYSAELRELRTNHTNLLRKTYDNLTAWETVLVARHPQRPKMLDYVEMLCREFREIHGDRRFGDDLAIRTGLARIGGHKVMLIGQHMGRDTKEKIKCNFGLAHPEGYRKALRAMKLAEKFGLPVVCLIDTKGAYPGIGAEERGQAESIAVNLMEMARLETPIVAVVLGEGGSGGALGIGVADRVAMFQYAWYSVISPEACSSILFRGPDGTEQLADALSLTADKLKKHGIIDRIIAEPLGGAQRDPHAAARALEQYLAKTLRELKKVDTQKLLDERYAKFRAMGAYEETTAKQAVAASA
- a CDS encoding carbonic anhydrase codes for the protein MPDHYVSTVEQLPMTIQAAAVYCSDGRIGEYVDDFMHNGLELPHYDRIAVPGGPAALIQRPESPLPHDRLLEELKFLIDGHGLQRLVLIQHDDCAFYRDRLHLSDITAVQREDVADVAELLRECTGISNIRGYYARFTDDGMTFDRIVP
- a CDS encoding PEP-CTERM sorting domain-containing protein; protein product: MKKQILAAAIAAAFVSTSAFAAPSLVPVVTNDQAAGGTLPSGFAVGGFGAVGGTLYAFLSSNNSGTGYVTAGTPGGDLTPVIGSIALSGLGAGYDDGLSPNGEVLTVGSTLIVPDSLTGGFVAIDTSNGNALTLLLDNTQIAAATAPTDTSVRRPLGSAVTPNGGLLFFDGDSASDVLLASNLTPGNVSVVATDAELTALLGSDDIDGGTVAGGSYFATGSGFDAIARADFDTNGDLDASTFTTVIDTTTYESIIDPDDTSPSLTPREMITGGDGLVYFYDGDVDGVVSFDPADPIGTLQIAVSEDVLLAGAGNDSVVDLLWFDDKLHVQVAGANAGTLFAVVPEPASLGLLALGGLALRRRR
- a CDS encoding prepilin-type N-terminal cleavage/methylation domain-containing protein — protein: MLRQRVVEMKCQSQNRPGFTLVELLVVIGIIALLISILLPSLSKARQQANTTVCKSNQRQLVTGMLMYTGEQAGRLPAYEPTLPGRESSRIGSPIVTYRTAFTSTGTATDVNPSNHGLLFSQGYLPSSGVFYCPSQLAEPWLAGAYPEPYLSEGTAGLLNDGTASGEQFIVRSSYMYNPYPEREPTTGAVIALREYRDYERQTKFPADAVLFMDLLLGGDFPTIAHDENDLWNFAFIDGHVEDARDGDIAERSKDIARHSWGQFFRFLEGQTDITGATVEGLLDRL